TCGCAACCTAGTAAACTATTGCCGGTGCTAACTACGTCGTCTATAATGGCAACTTTCTTGCCCCTCATAAGTTCGACATCGTGACGAGAAACATATAATTTTTGCGTTTGACCAGTAGTGATACTTGAATTAATCTCAACTTCAATACCGTCCTGCATATAGAGTTTCTTGGTCTTTCTGGCAACGGCATAGTAGTCGTGACCCAGAATACGAGCGATACAGTGGGTTAGTTGAAGCGCCTTGCTTTCGGGCGTAAATAAGATATCGCAACCTTCAACAAAAGGAGCTAACGCCTTAGCGCAATGCTCAGTTAGCTTTTGAGCGCCGTGAAGATTAAAGAAAGCAATCATTACTCCGCTTGGAAGCGGTAAAATTGGCAGTTCCGCCGTCATACCTGCGATGTCTAATTTAAGTAAGTCCATAATTATCTCCTTGCCTGATAAATCTTTTGTCTATTGCTAAAACAACATTTTAATGTTACTACTAATAGATTATTTTGTCAAACCTTTTACAAGTAGCGAATAAAACACGCTCAATTTATTTTTACATTTTAAAGTAAGCCTAACGCTTAAACAGATACAAATATTAACGCATAACCTAACTCGATAGTTAAATTCAACTAGATTGATATAAAATATCAATATAATATATTGCAAAGTGGGTTAGCAAATAGTATTATATTAATGTAAAACAAAATAAATAAAAGGAAGTAAACAATATGAACACAACATTAGGAGAAAAAATAGCATTTTTAAGAAAACAAAAACAGTATACGCAAGACCAACTCGCCGAAAAAATGGGCGTTACGGCGCAATCGGTTAGCAAGTGGGAAAACGACGTTACAAGCCCGGATATTTCTTCCCTTCCGCTACTGGCAAAAATTTTTGACACCACGGTAGACGACCTACTTGGAGCGACTACAATCGAACAAATTCAGCAATCTCAAACCTTAACTAACAAAGAAGTTAAGAATTTAATGTTAAAAATTAAAATTCTTTCTAGCGACGGCGACAAAGTCAACGTACAGCTACCCTACACTTTTATTAAAACTGCAACTAAAACGGGTATGAAAATTCCAACAATCAGCCAAAAATTAGAAGGCGTTGACCTAGAAGAATTATTTCAATGTGTTGAAATGGGAATGCTTGGCAAAGTCGTAGACATTGTAAGCAAGGACGGCGACACTATTGAGGTGTGGGTGGAATGAAAATTTTAATTTGTGGCGAGAAGAAAAAAACGTCGTTGCATTTGCCTTTATCAATAGTTAAAACTAAATTTATAATTAAACTGATTTGCAAAAAAACCAAATTACAAGAAGATATAATAGACAAAAAAGACATTCTTAGTATTCTTAAACCTAGTTTAAAAGAATTAAAGAAATATAAAGGGTTGCAAATAGTTGAAATTATAAGTAACGACGCTACTATAATCATAACAATTTAACTAACAAAAAGACAGCTAAAAATAGCTGTCTTTATTTGTTAAAAAATTAATATAAATTAAAATAAACTATTCGGCAAGAATATTTGCAATATTTAAAAGTTTCTTGTCAAAGACCTTCTTCATTGAAAGCGCTTTGTCAATATCTAAGGTTATTATTTTATTGTTCTTTATGCCTACAACTTGAACTTGATTTTTTTGTAGAACTTTTACAGCTTCAACGCCAAACCTTGCGCCAAGGAGTCTATCTTGCAAAGTCGGGCTTCCGCCTCGTTGTATATGCCCAAGCACTACGCTACGCATTGAAATTTTTGTCAAGGCTTTAAGCACGATTGCAAGTTCTTCCGCCTTGCCTGCGCCTTCGGCTACTACAATAATATCGCTTGTTTTGCCTTTTTTGTAGTTGGCAAGCACAAGGTCGGCAAGCTTAGTTACGTCGTATTCCACTTCGGGAACAAGAATAGCCTCAGCTCCCCCTGCGATGCCTGCGTACAGGGCTAAATCGCCACAACGCCTACCCATAGTTTGCACAAAGCAAGCCCTATCGTGAGAAGTCATAGTGTCACGAAGCTTGTTGATAGCGTCAAGAATAGTATTGACTGCGGTGTCAAAACCCAAAGTATAGTCGGTATAAGCTAAGTCATTGTCGATTGTGCCGGGAATACCCGCAATTGCAATACCGCTAGCTTTGGCGAGTTCGTTTGCGCCTGCAAAAGTACCGTCGCCGCCGATAACGCATAAGCCTTCTAGTTGAGCTTCTCTTATTCTGTCACAAGCTAACGCTAAGCCCTCTTTGGTCATAAATTCTGCCGAACGAGCCGTCTTTAATATCGTACCGCCTCGTTGAAGAATATCCGACACGCTACGGCGATTAAGTTGTTGATAATTGCCTTTAAGAAGCCCTTCGTAGCCCCTTTCAATGCCGTAAACGTCAATGCCTTGATTGATAGCATATCTTACAAAAGCTCTTAACGCCGCATTCATACCCGGAGCGTCGCCACCGCTTGTTAAAACACCAATTTTTTTCATTTTTACCTCTTTACAAATTCTTTTGTATATATTTATTGATTAAGAATTTTAATACTTTAAATTTATTTTACTTTGCTAATATTACTTTGCTTTTTTGTTTGCCATTACTTTTTTACGACTAATTTCCTCTATTAGTTATTTCTTTTCTTTTATTTGAGCGTTTTGCTGTTTGTTAAATTCGCAATAAGCGTCTTTGGCTAAGGCTTTCATAGCTGTTACAAGATTGCGACCCTTAAATTCGTAGCCCCGAGCATATTCTACACCCAAAACATCTAGCGTGTGGTAATAATTTTGTAGTCTTGCTACAAATTGAGCGTAGTCGGTTGACCCGCTCCACGCATTCTCGGCAAAAGCGTATAGACGAGGAAAAAGATTAAAATCAAGTTTTTTTCGATTTGGAATATGTTCCGTCCAGACACAGCACTCCATACCCAAGACGTTTTTCTCGCCCTGTTTGGTAATGCCTTTAAATATAGGGTTAAAATTATATACCCTAGAAATAGGCGTCATAGCGTAAGAATAATCAAGATAAGTTGAGGTAAAGTAAGCTATAATTGCCTTTCGACCTCTATTTATGTGTTTAATCGTATCTTGCCTAGAACGCATAAGTCGACTTGTCCAATGCTCGACTACAACCGAATTTGACAGCTTGTCGCTCAAACATTCGTTCCAACCAACTACAATTTTACCTCGTGATTGCAAGAACTTTTCAATATAATTAAACATATAGCTTTGTAGTTGCTCATAGTTTGCAAGTCCTAGTTCGTTTAGTTTTGCCTTGCATTTAGAACATTTCTTCCACTCGTCTTTGGGCGCTTCGTCACCGCCGATATGAATATAAGGATATGGAAATAGCTCGCAAACTTGACTAAAAATATCTTCTAAAACTTTGTACACCTTAACGTTGCCTGCGCAAAGAATATGTTTAGATACGCCCCAACTTTCCCACAAACTAATTTGTTTGCTTTCGCAAGATAACTCGGGCATAGCCATAAGTAGAGCCTGCGTATGACCGGGGAAATCTATCTCGGGCATAATGTCTACGCCTAATTTTTGGGCGTAAGCAATAATTTCTTTTAAGTCTTGTTTGGTCAAAAAACCACAAGATACTTTACCGTCTTGCTCTTGTCGATTTGACTTCGCATAATTTATTACACAAGCGCTGTTGTTGGTAAGCTCGGGGTAGCCGTCAATTTGCATTCGCCAGCCTTGGTCGTCGCTTAAATGCAAATGCAAGACATTTATTTTAACACGA
The sequence above is a segment of the Clostridia bacterium genome. Coding sequences within it:
- a CDS encoding phosphoribosyltransferase family protein, giving the protein MDLLKLDIAGMTAELPILPLPSGVMIAFFNLHGAQKLTEHCAKALAPFVEGCDILFTPESKALQLTHCIARILGHDYYAVARKTKKLYMQDGIEVEINSSITTGQTQKLYVSRHDVELMRGKKVAIIDDVVSTGNSLLGCEQLVKLAGGIICKKAFVLAEGKAAERKDIFYLASIPLL
- a CDS encoding helix-turn-helix transcriptional regulator, whose translation is MNTTLGEKIAFLRKQKQYTQDQLAEKMGVTAQSVSKWENDVTSPDISSLPLLAKIFDTTVDDLLGATTIEQIQQSQTLTNKEVKNLMLKIKILSSDGDKVNVQLPYTFIKTATKTGMKIPTISQKLEGVDLEELFQCVEMGMLGKVVDIVSKDGDTIEVWVE
- the pfkA gene encoding 6-phosphofructokinase encodes the protein MKKIGVLTSGGDAPGMNAALRAFVRYAINQGIDVYGIERGYEGLLKGNYQQLNRRSVSDILQRGGTILKTARSAEFMTKEGLALACDRIREAQLEGLCVIGGDGTFAGANELAKASGIAIAGIPGTIDNDLAYTDYTLGFDTAVNTILDAINKLRDTMTSHDRACFVQTMGRRCGDLALYAGIAGGAEAILVPEVEYDVTKLADLVLANYKKGKTSDIIVVAEGAGKAEELAIVLKALTKISMRSVVLGHIQRGGSPTLQDRLLGARFGVEAVKVLQKNQVQVVGIKNNKIITLDIDKALSMKKVFDKKLLNIANILAE
- a CDS encoding beta-N-acetylhexosaminidase: MNNLIPRPNFFKHKEGQFIVDKSVGVTSCEQFKEVKLLLENLISKSIGSTLQGEKGIEIICEPTLDVEAYAIKVTPTLITLSASTVRGAIWGLQTLRQIANLDFSHKSSIILNCFQLKDKPRFSYRGLHFDIARHFFDKLEIMRLIDLASRVKINVLHLHLSDDQGWRMQIDGYPELTNNSACVINYAKSNRQEQDGKVSCGFLTKQDLKEIIAYAQKLGVDIMPEIDFPGHTQALLMAMPELSCESKQISLWESWGVSKHILCAGNVKVYKVLEDIFSQVCELFPYPYIHIGGDEAPKDEWKKCSKCKAKLNELGLANYEQLQSYMFNYIEKFLQSRGKIVVGWNECLSDKLSNSVVVEHWTSRLMRSRQDTIKHINRGRKAIIAYFTSTYLDYSYAMTPISRVYNFNPIFKGITKQGEKNVLGMECCVWTEHIPNRKKLDFNLFPRLYAFAENAWSGSTDYAQFVARLQNYYHTLDVLGVEYARGYEFKGRNLVTAMKALAKDAYCEFNKQQNAQIKEKK